AGGAAACCGAAGCCAAGTTACAAGAAAATTGATAAATGGAAGAATTAAAGCTTACATGAAGTCTGTTCCCCAAACTTTACATTAGTGCAATTGCGCAGTCCTTGTTTTTTATTCTCCTTCCAAAATATCCTATTGTAGATAATAACTATTAGCTTGTTCTTGTTTGGATGTGTGCACATAGTGGCCATACAAAGAGAGCGATATGTACCGTACTCTAGCTATAGTGACTACAAAAACGTTTTATTTTGAGAAACTAAGAAAGTGATCCTGTCAAGAGAAACCCCGCATTTGATTGATTAAAAGAAAAAATAGATCACAAAAGACTATGGTGTTTGATAAGATGCGTATATATATTATTTTTTTTACACAGATTAAGAAAACATTGACATAAGCGTTTACTCACCTTCAATAATTAATAGTGTTAACTTATGAAACATTTTAAAAACGTGAAAATTTGCGTAATTTGATTGTCTATCCAGGAAAAAAAAATTACTTACTAAAGGAAAACGCTAAAATAAAGAACTTAATAGCTTTATCTATAAGATAATAAAGATTGATATTGATATAATATCCACTTCCAAGCTAGCTAGCTAGCTTATTGCATCTGCATTCTTACCTGTATACTTAACCTCAGTGACAGATTCAGGCACAAGGGAAGGGGGACTTTTTCTTGAATGATTAGTGACGGGAAAGAACAATCCCACTTAAATTAAGCACCAAAGTATAATTGTCAAGCTTAGGCCGCGTTTGGAGGAAGCACCTTGAGCCACACGGCATACTAAGGCCATTGAGCATTCACACTTGAACCAAGAGTGGAGTGCGTCAACACGATTACCAGTTTACCACTAAACTGAATCATTATAAGCAACATCCTATAGTTTTACTAATCTCTTATTTTGAAAGATCTATATTCTCGCTATGTATATACATACAGACGTACGTCTTCAAATATACGCATGCTCCCGTAACTAAGAAAACCTATCACGCCACTCAAAGAGAGAGCAAGCTAAGCTGGGTTTCATTTTTTGGTCGACCTCTCTCGTATACCTACATTGTGCAGAACTTTATAAAGAAGATATATAATCCATGTGATTTTATACTCTTAGACATGATAACGTATATAAAATCAATACAGTGGGTACAAGTAACCAAATAGATTAGATTAAAAACGACCAAGTGTTCTAAACCACGCAAAAGCCTATTGAAAATGGCTGTGGTGCAATGCATTATGATTGCTAACATGTGCATTAAAGGCATGAACCACATGGGAGAGAGTCGGGGAGGCTTCTCTGTTTCAGCGGCAGCCCTATAATGCACCACCACTCCCTCACTCAAACCCTGCACTAACATAACATGCTCTCCCTGCGCACTCCACGCATTCAATCCGTACACAACACCCCACCCCTTGAGACGATATGTTTTGATCACAGACAGACAGACTGATGCAGCTAGACCAAAAGGTTGTAACCGATCGTTTAATAAGGTATTGAGCAAACAATGGAAAAATTGAGATCAATACCCAAATTGAATCAAAGAACCAAGCACAATGATTTTCCACAAGAACGAAATGAGAACCAATGAAATTAAATTTCCTATATACACCACCCCCAATTGATCGATCATAGAACACAGTTTCTACTAGTATTACTATAACATTTTTCTGTGATTAATTTCACGACATACATAAGAGTCCAAATTCACTCGCGCCCCAATGTCAGACGCGGCTTCTTCTCCGGCATCGGACTCTGCACCTCCTCCTGCTCGGCGGAGACTTGAGGATCCTTCTTCTTGTCAACTCCGGTCCACACTTGTAGCACCACTTCCGGCTCAGCAGGCAAGTTCAGGTCCAGCACGAACCCACGCTGGCTCTGACTCTGGCTGTGGCTCGAAGACCCACCACCGCCTTCGGAAACCGTCGTGACGGCGCTGTTGGTGGCGCTGCTTCCTCCGTCGTAGTGGCAGCGCTTGTGTCCTCCCAAGGCCTGCCCGGTCGGAAAACACTTGTGGCAGATGGTGCACTCGTGGCTCCTCCCGCTAACGGCGGTGACAGCCGGGGTTTCAACCTTGACGGCGGAGGAGACGGTGGAGTCGGACTTGCGGTGGCTAGCCTTGTGGCCGCCGAGAGCCTGGTAAGACCCGAAAGCCTTGCTGCAGACGACGCACTTGTAAGAGGCCGGGGGATGCGGTGGGAGTTGCGCGACGGTGGTGTCGGCGGCGTTGGTGGTGCCGCGGGCGAGGAGCAAGAGGCAGAAGGCCATGTACTCCTCCTCGGAAAGTGATGAGTCCTCGAAACGCGGCCGCTTGGAGCGCTTACGCTTGGAGGCGGCGAGGTGATGGCTGTTGAGGTTGTTAGGCTCGTCGTCGAAGCCGAGGGCGGCGGTGTTGGGTGAGTTGAGAGCCTGCAAGGCCATGTCGACAAAGCTTTGAGAAGATTTTCGAGTTGTGAAAATGAGATGGGTTGGAGGAGAGAGAGGTAGGTTTATATAGAGAGTTGGTGTGAGAAAGGAGGAGGAGGAGGAGTGAAGTCGGTCAACTAAGCAAAGGGAGGTGTGGAGTGGGAGTGGTGGGAGGGATAGAACAAAAGGGAGAGAGGCGGTGGAGACTGAAAGAGAAGGAAGGTGGATTTTTATAAGGACTTTTTCCAGGTCAAAACAATGGTACGCCTGCTCTTTCACAACTCACGCTTTATAGCCACAGTAATACTGCTACTACTTCTGGCTTCTCTGCTTTGCTTTGGCTTTGGGTCGTCTTGCGTGTAAAGCACGCTTCAGCTGCTGGTTTTAGTAGTACTCTGCTATTTTTACTTTGTAAGCAAAGTACACTGGCCTTATTCACTGTCACGGTTTGGACCTCTTGACCGTTGGCATATGGAATCTACGGTGGAGGGTTCTCCACCTTTGCATGGCTCATACTTGGAAAGCAAGGCATTGCCCAAAATTTTTACCTATTCCTCGGCTTTTGCTATAAAAGCATGGTTACTACTTTGGTAAGTGTTTGTGTGGTTTATATGGTGGTTTGAATCTATGGATGGATTTTGTTTTTGGATGGTTTTTGATGCTATCTAAGTTTTGGAAAAACCCTGGATTCGCTCGCACGTTTTCGACGGGTTCACGTAAAGTCGTCCGTAAGAAATCGCTTTTATTCGGTCAGTTAAAGCAAATAGTGGATTGGATTCGAATGAGTGGAGTATATGTGACCCTTTATGGATAACAGCAGTTATCGTCGGATCTAAGACCTGGTTTACGCTTCTCTTTTGTTAAGAAAGTATGGCTGCTATTTGTGCTTCGGAAGATTGCAAGTCATTTGCTTTTGCATAATGGTCTTGATTTATGAAACTACATGTTGTTTTACATTTTATTGATATTACCCTAGATCCGCAAAATCTTAAATTTTCTCTTTGTTTTCAGTATAATCAAGCAAAACCATCTTAAGAAATCGTTTTTGGAGTGTCAGTGAAATTTCAATTTGACGAGTGGAGTAGATGAGATCCATTATGAATAAATACATTGATCATCATATCTCGAGGATGTTTTGAGTACGATTTAGGTCGGAAGATATTGAATTCATTACACATATATATATATATGTACTTTCTCCTCATATTTCAAAACCATTAATTGTTCTGCCTGTGTTTTCCATTTTTGTTAGAAATACATACAAGTCAAGAGTACCGGTTCTATTTACCAAAAATCTAACCAAAAACATTATGCATAAATATCTTTAGGCTTCTGTCATTAGGTCTCAAACCCATGTTCCGTCCATGCTTAAAATAAATCCAAGTAGAAAGAAACACAAAGAAAACACCTTTGGTCTTGTCATTTATATTAGAATCTCCTAGTCATGATTGGGATGAAACATAATTACATCTATATCACATAAGCACTTCCTTCATAAATCATAATCATGGCTCTGCCGATGTATACAAGAACCTCAAGCAAGAAAAGCCAAAATGAAAATGATATACTTAAAATCTTACGTTATAGTTTACGCGGCGATAAACTTGTTAATTTTCAAACAAACCACGCATTATTTATGTGAGAATAAATTTGTTCTAGTTGTTACGTAAAACATTTGATCCAAATTACATTGCCAAATTAATCCCAATTAATCCTAACCTTCTTGACTTTCCACGTCGAGAAATTTCTTCCTGCTCGTTATGGTTAGGTTGGCCTTCCCTTCTGGAAAGCCAGCTAAATCTCGCGAGCAATCCTGCATTATTAGCCACGTGTGCTATATCATTCCCCATGATTAAAGATTAAACCAACCTCGTCATATTCCATAAAAAAACAACCTCATTTTCGTCCCAAACACCAAGTTTACCAATTTGCCCTCCCTCTCTCTTTCAACTCGCAAGACTTGGACCCAGACTCCGAATTCAAACTCTCGCAAAGTAAACTCTTCCACTCACGGCTGCGTCAAAGGGTGTTTTGGTAAAATTGTAACCGAGTGAGCTGAGCAGTGTGAGAGGAGTGGACTAAAGCAAAGTGGTGGGTAAAACCGACGCGCGACTAGGCAAACCGTCAAGCGCACGACACGCAACGCGCTTATCTCTCCTCGTGAAGGGACACGTGGCGTGTCTTGAAGTCTAGCTTTTTCACATGCTTGACAAGCCATTTATGCGAGAACTCACATCATTTACTTGGGAATTAGTCTCGTAAGACGCCACGTGGAGACTGCAGGTGGTTTCATTGTGTGGCGCCACGTAGTGATTGCTTCTCGTAGCTGAGCTTCCACTCTTCGAGTGGTTCATGAGAGATGGAATGGCCAAACTCTTTTAGGGTTTGTGGACGTAAAACACAATGAAGTTGTTGTTAGGTGAAAGGCGAAAAGATCTTTGCCCAACTTCTGATCGATTACTTCTTTTAGTTTTCAAGCGTAATTGATTTGATAATTATTTACACAAAACAACGCGACGGATTCAAGAATTTTTCTTCTTAAGAATAAAATCAAAAACACTGTAACATGACGTGTTTTCTTTCTTTACATCCATTTTTCTCGATTCTTCGATAACTAAATATGTACATAAGATACGGGTTAGGAACGATTTGCCTGCAATGACACATCTTCAATCATCAACTGAGTGGGTCAAGAGATGGGGCAATTGCGAACAGTTTAAGTAGGTAGGTTTTTAGAATGAAAACGAAACTAGTGGTAATCAAGTCAATATACTCACCAACGAATACAAAGAAATGGAGGCATTTGTTGAGGCATAACAGATTCAAACGGGCATGGCATGGCATGGAGGCATGGCGTACGTAACTTGGCGGTCCAAAGTCGTAGAGAGTGTGGCGTCAAACTTTGGCTCACTGAGTAACAAACACTAACCTACAAGTGTTAGTTTGATCGTACACACTAGCTTGTTATTATTCTATGTATGTGATCAAATTTTAGTGAAGGAAGGTACAAGTAAATAAGGTTGCTGCTAATGAGGTCATGCCTCACATGAGCATTCCCATTGGCCTATCATCACTATTCTATCTATACCAGCTTTTACTTCTATCAATTCTCAACTAGTTTCGTAATTTGTTGTGGAAATGCATGATCAATTGGGACACTTGAAGAAACTAGAACGTATTGACTTGGTTTGTCCTTGTCAAAGTGAGATATTATATAGATTGGATTGAGGATGGGAGATAGAGTTAGAACTAATAGTTTTAGCATCATATACTTAATTTTCTGGGGTATGAAATAGCAGTCTTGCCATTAAGATTCTCCAACGTGTACGTTTTAGTCGAACCATTATGACCTATATGACGATAAAATTTGATAATTAGTTAGATAATCCGTTAGTGTTTTTCATTCGGTTCAAATGTAAAGAAGTTGTCATGTTTGAAATATTTGGTAGTAACGAGTTTCACCCACCAATTAGAAAGTAGTGAGAATTTTCCATACTAATTCCTAAACCCCTAGTTTTGTAGGGGAGGCTGTACGTATGAGACCAATCAATTGCCCAATGAGAGTTTCCCCAAAATAAGAGTCTACTTTGGGTGTGGCGAAATCCTCTTGAGGCGATTCTCTCATTGCCGTGAAAACATCTCAATGTGAACTTGGGTGAAGTGAAATCGAAACCCTCAAGACGAATTTGAGTAAGGCGAAAGCAGAATTATGTGAGACGAAATTCCCTCAAGGTGAATACGTGCGAGGAGAAATTTCCTGAAGACAAATTTGAGCAAGGAGTAGGATGAATCTGAGTGAACAAGAAATCATCTCGAAAGGTTTCCAACTAAGGAAGATCAGTCACACTTATTCAACATATTTTCTTATGTGGAAGTATAGTCGACCATACTCTCGGAACAATTTTACATAGAGTCCGGATTATGTCTTTGGTCTCATCAGATGTTAAATTGCATCATCTCGTATCGGTTAGGTTTTATTTCTGATCCCTTGTTGCATCTAGTATTTCTTCTTGATTGTTCGAGAAAAAGGAATCCAAATCGAGCCAACAAAACCAAGATTTTATATGTGGTTATACCTAGCTAGGTAACCCAACACCCCTTAGCCTTAAGGGCTGGTAGTTTGGGCCCAATCCAAACTAACCAACCGAGTACCAACTTAGTCGGTATCCTGAAAACGTATTCGGTACGGTATT
The window above is part of the Fragaria vesca subsp. vesca linkage group LG2, FraVesHawaii_1.0, whole genome shotgun sequence genome. Proteins encoded here:
- the LOC101315102 gene encoding zinc finger protein ZAT10-like, producing MALQALNSPNTAALGFDDEPNNLNSHHLAASKRKRSKRPRFEDSSLSEEEYMAFCLLLLARGTTNAADTTVAQLPPHPPASYKCVVCSKAFGSYQALGGHKASHRKSDSTVSSAVKVETPAVTAVSGRSHECTICHKCFPTGQALGGHKRCHYDGGSSATNSAVTTVSEGGGGSSSHSQSQSQRGFVLDLNLPAEPEVVLQVWTGVDKKKDPQVSAEQEEVQSPMPEKKPRLTLGRE